CGCGGCGGCTTCGTGAAGAACTTTTATGTGGACAACGTCACGCTGCCCAATGGCGTGAGCCTGACGCCATCGGGCTACGGCAGCAGTCTGCTGGCGGGCAGCCCGATCAATGCGACGGTGCCGCTCGGCGTGGTGACGGCGAGCGCGGCGAATCCGTCGGCGGCGCAAGGCGGCATCATCACGTTCGACTGCGACTATCAGCCGTCGAAGGACGCCATTCGCACGCGCCCCGCACTGGTGCAGAACGTCAATATTTCGAATGTGAAGGCGAGCAACGTCACGCTCAACGGCGTCACGGGATCCTGTTTTCAGGCGATCGTCGCGCAAGGACCCGTTGCGTTCGACTACAACGGCCCCGCGCCGACGCCCGCCATTCCCGCGATTGCTGGCGTAACCATCACCAACTGCGATTTCGGCACGCCTGTCGCCGCGGGCCCCGCAACGGCGACGACGCCGGGACCGATCTACGCGTACAACGTGCACGACATCGTGCTGAATAACACGGTGATTGCAGGCACGACGTTGAATCAAACCATCACCGACGCTCGGTGAAGGCACGCGCGTGACGAAGCTTCGCGCTCCGTCACGCGCCGATCAATACGCCGGTCCTGAACGCCGTTGCGCCGGTGACTCTTCCCAACGGCGCACCCGCGTAGACGAAGCGAATGGCGCGCCGCATATAAAACACGCCATTGTTCTTCGTGGTCACGGTGGTCACGGCGTCCGTCAGCGGATCGATGATGTCGAAGACCGCATCGCCCGCCTTCAGCATCGCGCCGACTTGCGCGCGATACACGACGATGCCGCTCACCGGCGCTGTCAGTTGCTCGCTGCCCGCAAGCGGCGTCGCGGCCTGCGCGAGCGGCGGCAGTTCGCGCGCCTCGCCTTCGATCACGCCGCGCGCGATCAGGAAGTCGACGATAGCCTCGGCATCATTCGATGCGTACTCGTCACTCACATCCCGCTGGCCGCGATGTTCCAGCGTCGCCGCGATATTCGGCGCCGCGAGCGGCACCTCTTTGCCCAGTAACGCACGCAGTTCGTTCCACAGCAGCGCGTGAATCTCGTCGAAGGACTGGCCGCCCGAATCCGTCGCGAGCAAAACGCTTTTCGCGCCGAGATAGCGCGCCAGCGGCTCGATGGCGGGCCAACTCGCCGGACTGGTGTACAGATGCATCGTCGCTTCGAGCGAGCAATGCAGATCGAGCACGATATCCGCGTCCGATGCGTGCCTGAGCAGCGCAAGCCGCAACGATTCGAACTCGTTGCGCGCAGTCATCTCGCCGAGCATCTCGCACACGGCCGCGCGCAAGAGTCGCGTGTTGTGCGTGGCGTCCGTATTCGACATGCGCGGGCGAATGCGTTCTATCAATTCGCTTGCAGGCGGCATCGGAAAGTTGCGGTTGAAGTTGTGCCCGCTGTTGCTCTCGAAGCGTCCGACGAACTGGCCCAGCACGTGCTGCGATAACCCGATGGGATTGGCCACCGGCACGAGCACCACTGCGCCGCGCACGCGCCCGCTCGCTTCAAGTTCTCTGAGCCGCTGCTTGAGCCGCCATGCGGCGAGCATGGCGGGCGTTTCGTCTGCGTGAAGCGATGCCTGAATGTAGACCTTTTCGTGCGTATCCGCTGCATGCGGTGCGCCGAAATGGAAACTGACGAGTTCGCGTGCGGTGCCGATGGTTGCCGAGACGAGCGGCGTGCTTTTGATGCGCATTACTTAGTCATCCGTATCAATACAAGGTCAATCGCCGTACACATCGAAGTCGAAATACTTGCGCGCGATTCGCCGATAGGTGCCATCCGCGCGCATGTCCGTCACGGCTTTGTCGACCTTGGCCTTCAGAATGGTGTCGTCGAGACGCAAGCCCATGCCCACGCCGTGATCGCCCATGGAGAGCGGCGCACCGACAAATGCGAACCCCGCACCGCGCGGCGTCTTCAGGAAGCCGTTTTCCGCTTCGACTGACCCGAGCAATGCGGCGTCGATGCGGCCTGCGACGAGATCGTTGAACACGCCTTCCTGGCTTTGATACGCCACCACTTCGACACCGCCCGGCTGCCAGTTCTTGAGCGCATAGGTTTCGAACTGGCTGCCGCTCT
This genomic interval from Caballeronia sp. LZ062 contains the following:
- a CDS encoding succinylglutamate desuccinylase/aspartoacylase family protein; this translates as MRIKSTPLVSATIGTARELVSFHFGAPHAADTHEKVYIQASLHADETPAMLAAWRLKQRLRELEASGRVRGAVVLVPVANPIGLSQHVLGQFVGRFESNSGHNFNRNFPMPPASELIERIRPRMSNTDATHNTRLLRAAVCEMLGEMTARNEFESLRLALLRHASDADIVLDLHCSLEATMHLYTSPASWPAIEPLARYLGAKSVLLATDSGGQSFDEIHALLWNELRALLGKEVPLAAPNIAATLEHRGQRDVSDEYASNDAEAIVDFLIARGVIEGEARELPPLAQAATPLAGSEQLTAPVSGIVVYRAQVGAMLKAGDAVFDIIDPLTDAVTTVTTKNNGVFYMRRAIRFVYAGAPLGRVTGATAFRTGVLIGA